In Dromiciops gliroides isolate mDroGli1 chromosome 4, mDroGli1.pri, whole genome shotgun sequence, one DNA window encodes the following:
- the RPTN gene encoding repetin, whose protein sequence is MAQLLSSILNVIKVFHEYASMNDDCTSLCKKELKQLLLQEFKEILRRPHDPDTVDTILQLLDRDHDEKVDFNEFLLLVFKLAQSCYQIQSKKSCRDRIGAHQERGRERTRDHHFPEEDVGKQQKQKHRRQRQDSHCGQSERQDDSRYGQYEGRDEDSRYGQYEGQDEDSRYGQYEGQDEDSRYGQYEEDEDSRYGQSEKQDQHSHRGQPEKQNKTSRYGQSERLGQDSHHTNSKRQGQDAHSDQSRRMRQESSCGQSERQRYVSCIGQNKRQSQGFDYTEPARQDDGFHYSQSQRLGQDSRCGQSDRQRLNTGNCHSGRQGQEYYYGQSGRQGLDSHYDQSGREGLDSHYDQSGRQGLDTQCGQSGRQGLDSHYGQSGRQGLDTQCGQSGRQGLDSHYDQSGRQGLDTQCGQSGRQGLDSHYGQSGRQGLDTQCGQSGRQGLDSHYDQSGRQGLDTQCGQSGRQGLDSHYDHQSGRQGLDSHYGQSGRQGLDTQCGQSGRQGLDSHYGQSGRQGLDTQYDQSGRQGLDTQYDQSRRQGLDTQYGQSGRQGLDSHYGQYEGFGQESSYGRTDRQGLDSGYRHSEIQGQNRQFQSSRRAEQEGQGLTRSQGYLSGEDRQSHFGQGLWQPERESEQRQRKLYAQSVEERPLCHKGKDWQQSGSQQTGGQRREEKQVHQRYHQQTHEEEEVHQTRDRQGHEEQGTSSQRRDRQTCGNEQSHQLQDSRTQNRQTQENERYPQTRDRQDRQACGNEQSRHLRDRRTHETEESEEEESSCQTYEGQRRQETQNRRWQKDQQSYPQKEGSSMRERDHLHHQRQGSQRRPGNQSSQPSQAYGNLGGRSSDGSHPTNSTVSPSPLYKYVQEQKGQRHHY, encoded by the exons ATGGCTCAGCTCCTGAGTAGCATCCTCAATGTGATTAAGGTGTTCCATGAATACGCCAGTATGAATGATGACTGCACATCCCTGTGCAAGAAAGAACTGAAGCAGCTTCTCCTGCAGGAGTTCAAGGAGATCCTTCGG agacCACATGACCCTGATACAGTTGACACCATCTTGCAGCTCTTAGATCGGGACCATGATGAAAAAGTAGACTTCAATGAATTTCTCTTGTTGGTGTTTAAATTGGCTCAATCCTGTTATCAAATTCAGAGTAAAAAATCATGTAGAGATAGAATTGGGGCCCACCAAGAACGAGGAAGAGAAAGAACCCGGGAccatcattttccagaggaggatgTAGGAAAGCAACAAAAACAGAAGCATAGGAGACAAAGGCAAGATTCCCACTGTGGTCAGTCTGAGAGGCAAGATGACTCTCGCTATGGTCAGTATGAGGGACGAGATGAGGATTCCCGCTATGGTCAGTATGAGGGACAAGATGAGGATTCCCGCTATGGTCAGTACGAGGGACAAGATGAGGATTCCCGCTATGGTCAgtatgaagaagatgaggattcCCGCTATGGTCAGTCTGAGAAACAAGACCAGCATTCTCACCGGGGTCAGCCTGAGAAACAAAATAAGACCTCTCGTTATGGTCAATCTGAAAGGTTAGGACAGGACTCACACCACACTAATTCAAAAAGACAAGGACAGGATGCTCACTCTGATCAGTCCAGAAGGATGAGACAGGAATCAAGTTGTGGTCAGTCTGAGAGACAAAGGTATGTCTCTTGCATAGGtcaaaataaaagacaaagtCAAGGCTTTGATTATACTGAACCTGCAAGACAAGACGATGGTTTTCATTATAGTCAGTCTCAAAGGCTGGGACAAGACTCACGCTGTGGTCAGTCAGACAGACAAAGACTAAACACTGGTAATTGCCATTCAGGTAGACAAGGACAAGAGTATTACTATGGTCAGTCAGGGAGACAAGGACTGGACTCTCATTATGACCAATCAGGAAGAGAAGGATTAGATTCTCACTATGACCAGTCAGGAAGGCAAGGACTGGACACTCAGTGTGGTCAATCAGGAAGGCAAGGATTGGATTCTCACTATGGCCAGTCAGGAAGGCAAGGACTGGACACTCAATGTGGTCAGTCAGGAAGGCAAGGATTGGATTCTCACTATGACCAGTCAGGAAGGCAAGGACTGGACACTCAGTGTGGTCAATCAGGAAGGCAAGGATTGGATTCTCACTATGGCCAGTCAGGAAGGCAAGGACTGGACACTCAGTGTGGTCAGTCAGGAAGGCAAGGATTGGATTCTCACTATGACCAATCAGGAAGGCAAGGACTGGACACTCAATGTGGTCAGTCAGGAAGGCAAGGATTGGATTCTCACTATGACCA TCAGTCAGGGAGACAAGGATTAGATTCTCACTATGGCCAATCAGGAAGGCAAGGACTGGACACTCAGTGTGGTCAGTCAGGGAGACAAGGATTAGATTCTCATTATGGCCAGTCAGGAAGACAAGGTCTAGACACTCAATATGACCAGTCAGGAAGACAAGGTCTAGACACTCAATATGACCAGTCAAGAAGGCAAGGACTGGACACTCAATATGGCCAGTCAGGGAGACAGGGACTAGATTCTCACTATGGCCAGTATGAGGGATTTGGACAAGAATCGAGCTATGGTCGAACAGACAGACAAGGTTTGGATTCTGGTTATAGACATTCTGAGATACAGGGCCAAAATCGTCAGTTCCAAAGTAGCCGAAGAGCAGAACAGGAAGGGCAGGGGCTAACTAGAAGCCAGGGGTATCTATCTGGGGAAGACAGACAGAGCCACTTCGGACAGGGGCTATGGCAACCAGAAAGGGAGTCTGAGCAGCGTCAACGTAAGTTGTATGCCCAGTCTGTGGAGGAAAGACCTCTTTGCCATAAAGGGAAAGATTGGCAGCAGAGTGGCAGTCAACAGACTGGAGGACAAAGGCGTGAAGAAAAGCAAGTCCATCAAAGATACCACCAGCAAACACATGAAGAAGAAGAGGTTCATCAGACCAGGGATAGACAAGGTCATGAGGAGCAGGGAACCTCTTCTCAGAGGCGGGACAGACAGACCTGTGGCAATGAGCAAAGTCATCAGCTGCAGGACAGTCGAACACAGAACAGGCAAACCCAAGAAAATGAGAGGTATCCTCAGACCCGGGACAGACAAGATCGACAAGCCTGTGGTAATGAGCAAAGTCGTCATCTGAGGGACAGGCGAACCCATGAGACAGAAGAAAGCGAGGAAGAAGAGAGTTCATGTCAGACCTATGAAGGGCAAAGACGACAAGAGACCCAGAATCGGCGATGGCAAAAAGACCAACAGAGTTATCCTCAGAAAGAAGGCTCCTCCATGCGTGAGCGTGATCACCTACATCATCAGAGACAGGGTTCTCAGAGGAGGCCTGGGAACCAAAGTTCCCAGCCAAGCCAGGCCTATGGAAATCTTGGAGGAAGATCATCTGATGGAAGCCACCCCACTAACTCAACTGTTTCTCCTAGCCCCCTCTACAAGTATGTACAAGAGCAAAAAGGCCAGAGGCATCACTACTAA